The following proteins come from a genomic window of Mycobacteriales bacterium:
- a CDS encoding glycosyltransferase, protein MPRAITERKQRIDRLVLMYRRLEVRHAKVLPGGRASRGLHLPPVDRIEKIEHALIAKRTYDDFTLTLERTADIQAASVAAFRAVMNRGREGRARTLALAVQRNAETALAGDVCRAILAIFDWQPGFAWELLRRHDPAAVLPLAPGEFFRAAFAVAPDEAVGVLNRLRAGELQPAISAVGWRGIANVAFAYGEEDLSKWAIERAIAQAKGDPVTLQRAAELARWYGRRTKRDDRDARRPIAFVLLDERSPEHSKRRTRKPDRRQRRTMLELLSKTRDTRFDGDVQVVRQVNDFMARRPGDRTAGTGSTTVWLYAAGRNATAYADVPRGTWLPVIGKLPLPLFGVTANFPFDDRYRPIFASITVDGVVGLRTLVPAALDQLRRCGPVGCADWDTYWLMRAAGVAAFLAEDAPDALSDVVTRIVAGDDEQAVYDAWRAACAPAVAKGLARDADYAEPLPLKLDIDGVCRSIRAKRVVVERTEPAGEGPEINLEFSLDGNLKHQMVVCLDSIVRRASRPIRLFVMCRDHDAADFTRLAALFPTVSFVWLPTDEVDHGDLASMISHLTVATMDRLLLPELLDDVDRVVHHDIDAVCLADVAELADLDLQGHPIAAASSTRWRYQSGFNELRGTAYRLRAQGRPDMAEELIARTHLRHAFDFGVFNAGVIVFDLARMRADGFCRNYFPYIERYEMNDQAVLNAYAGADRLVLAREWNWCPRLEDVDDPKIVHWAGRFKPWKPTWVRARELWDAAEELAATRSAD, encoded by the coding sequence GTGCCCCGCGCGATCACGGAGCGCAAACAGCGCATCGACCGCCTGGTCCTGATGTACCGGCGCCTCGAGGTCCGCCACGCGAAGGTGCTGCCGGGTGGGCGGGCCAGCCGCGGGCTTCACCTGCCGCCGGTCGACCGGATCGAGAAGATCGAGCACGCGCTCATCGCCAAGCGGACCTACGACGACTTCACCCTCACCCTCGAACGCACCGCCGACATCCAGGCCGCGTCCGTCGCCGCCTTCCGCGCCGTGATGAACCGCGGCCGCGAAGGCAGGGCTCGCACCCTGGCCCTGGCCGTGCAGCGCAACGCCGAGACCGCCCTCGCCGGGGACGTCTGCCGTGCGATCCTCGCGATCTTCGACTGGCAGCCCGGCTTCGCCTGGGAGCTGCTGCGTCGCCACGACCCGGCGGCCGTGCTGCCACTCGCGCCGGGCGAGTTCTTCCGCGCCGCGTTCGCCGTTGCGCCCGACGAGGCGGTTGGTGTCCTCAACCGGCTCCGAGCCGGCGAGCTGCAACCGGCGATCTCCGCGGTCGGCTGGCGCGGGATCGCCAACGTCGCTTTCGCCTACGGCGAGGAGGACCTGTCGAAGTGGGCGATCGAGCGGGCGATCGCGCAGGCGAAGGGCGACCCGGTCACGTTGCAGCGCGCCGCGGAGCTGGCCCGCTGGTACGGCCGGCGCACCAAACGTGACGACCGCGACGCGAGGCGTCCGATCGCCTTCGTGCTGCTCGACGAACGCTCGCCCGAGCATTCCAAGCGCCGGACCCGCAAGCCCGATCGACGGCAGCGGCGGACCATGCTCGAGCTTCTTTCGAAGACGCGGGACACCCGCTTCGACGGCGACGTCCAGGTGGTCCGGCAGGTCAACGACTTCATGGCCCGACGGCCGGGTGACCGCACCGCCGGCACCGGTTCGACCACCGTGTGGCTCTACGCCGCGGGACGCAACGCCACGGCGTACGCCGACGTCCCGCGAGGGACCTGGCTGCCGGTGATCGGCAAGCTGCCGCTGCCGCTGTTCGGCGTAACGGCGAACTTCCCGTTCGACGACCGCTACCGGCCGATCTTCGCCTCGATCACCGTCGACGGCGTCGTCGGGCTGCGCACCCTCGTCCCGGCCGCGCTCGACCAGCTTCGACGTTGCGGTCCGGTCGGCTGCGCCGACTGGGACACCTACTGGCTGATGCGCGCGGCAGGGGTTGCGGCATTCCTCGCCGAGGACGCCCCCGACGCCCTGTCCGACGTCGTCACCAGGATCGTGGCCGGTGACGACGAGCAAGCCGTGTACGACGCGTGGCGTGCGGCGTGTGCACCCGCAGTCGCCAAAGGCCTGGCACGCGACGCGGACTACGCCGAACCGCTTCCGCTGAAGCTGGACATCGACGGCGTCTGCCGCTCGATCCGAGCGAAACGGGTCGTCGTCGAACGCACCGAACCGGCTGGCGAGGGTCCCGAGATCAACCTCGAGTTCTCCCTCGACGGCAACCTCAAGCACCAGATGGTGGTGTGCCTGGACTCCATCGTGCGCCGCGCCAGTCGGCCGATCCGGCTGTTCGTCATGTGCCGCGACCACGACGCGGCCGACTTCACGCGACTGGCGGCGTTGTTCCCGACCGTGTCGTTCGTGTGGCTGCCCACCGACGAAGTCGACCACGGCGACCTGGCTTCGATGATCAGTCACCTCACGGTCGCGACGATGGACCGACTGCTGTTGCCGGAGCTGCTCGACGACGTCGACCGCGTGGTGCACCACGACATCGACGCGGTGTGCCTCGCCGACGTCGCCGAGCTCGCGGACCTCGATCTCCAGGGGCACCCGATCGCCGCCGCGTCCTCGACCCGCTGGCGCTACCAGAGCGGCTTCAACGAGCTACGCGGCACCGCGTACCGGCTGCGCGCCCAGGGCCGGCCCGACATGGCCGAGGAGCTCATCGCCCGCACCCACCTGCGGCACGCGTTCGACTTCGGCGTGTTCAACGCCGGGGTGATCGTGTTCGACCTCGCGCGGATGCGCGCCGACGGCTTCTGCCGCAACTACTTCCCGTACATCGAGCGCTACGAGATGAACGACCAGGCCGTGCTCAACGCCTACGCCGGCGCCGATCGGCTGGTCCTTGCCCGGGAGTGGAACTGGTGTCCGCGGCTCGAGGACGTCGACGACCCGAAGATCGTTCACTGGGCCGGGCGGTTCAAGCCGTGGAAGCCGACCTGGGTGCGTGCCCGTGAGCTGTGGGACGCCGCCGAAGAGCTGGCGGCCACCCGTTCGGCCGACTGA
- a CDS encoding carboxymuconolactone decarboxylase family protein, with amino-acid sequence MARISLPDGDGLDVVKALSLRPEFAAAVGAMNAATFASTLDWRLHELVRMRIAIINGCTVCLSWRSPEAIDAGLTEDVLTGVAGWRDATDYSDAERVALEYTEAFCGDSLSIGDDLLARLEQHFDPGEIVELSLVIGKYLSQGRFMQVLGLDQTCSLPDFAAPVASLNGTS; translated from the coding sequence ATGGCCCGGATTTCTCTGCCCGACGGCGACGGACTCGACGTCGTCAAGGCGCTGTCGCTGCGACCGGAGTTCGCGGCGGCGGTCGGCGCGATGAACGCTGCCACGTTTGCGAGCACGCTGGACTGGCGGTTGCACGAACTGGTCCGGATGCGGATCGCGATCATCAACGGCTGCACCGTCTGCCTGTCGTGGCGCTCGCCGGAAGCAATCGACGCGGGCCTGACCGAGGACGTGCTGACCGGCGTGGCGGGGTGGCGGGACGCCACCGACTACAGCGATGCCGAGCGGGTGGCGTTGGAGTACACCGAGGCGTTCTGCGGCGACTCGTTGTCGATCGGCGACGACCTGCTGGCGCGCCTCGAACAGCACTTCGACCCGGGTGAGATCGTCGAGCTGTCGCTGGTCATCGGCAAGTACCTGTCGCAGGGCAGGTTCATGCAGGTGCTCGGCCTGGACCAGACGTGTTCGCTTCCCGACTTCGCGGCTCCGGTCGCCTCATTGAATGGGACCTCGTGA
- a CDS encoding MDR family MFS transporter, whose product MPPSLTQRQIRLVFVGLILGMFLAALDQTVVATALPTIVGDLGGLNHLSWVVTSYILASTVTVPLWGKLGDLYGRKGFFQAAIVIFLIGSALSGAAQNLDMLIAFRAIQGLGAGGLIVGAQAIIGDVVPPAERGRYTGLIGSAFAVASVAGPLIGGFFTDDLTWRWVFYINLPIGAIALVAVATFLHGDMTKVDHKIDYPGAAVLSLAVTALILMLTWGGVNYAWGSATIIGLGVGSLILFAVFVRIESVADEPIVPLHLFRNSVFRTSFVTGGTVGFSMFGALTFLPLFLQVVHGASPTVSGLEMAPIMAFVLIMSIVSGRRITATGTYRRFPIGGTILMAIAIYMFSHLTASTPFWQTTIVMAVMGTGLGMTMQVLLLVAQNSVEYSELGVATSLAAFGRSIGGAVGTAVFGTIFSTRLAHDLPAQIAKVPAAVRDNPLVKQGLAHVNGASVTANPAALKKLPPVLLDPIHTGFTDAFRVVFLGCLPVAVLGIIGALMLKEVKLRAAYAPASADGEPALSEGLEVAESMGMPAPQEIEELEPPVPAQRRSTPAKKTAAKKRPM is encoded by the coding sequence ATGCCACCGTCTCTCACCCAGCGCCAGATCCGTCTGGTCTTCGTCGGGCTCATCCTCGGGATGTTCCTGGCGGCGCTCGACCAGACCGTCGTGGCGACGGCGTTGCCGACCATCGTCGGCGACCTCGGCGGCCTCAACCACCTGTCGTGGGTGGTGACGTCCTACATCCTCGCCTCGACGGTGACCGTCCCGTTGTGGGGCAAGCTCGGTGACCTGTACGGGCGCAAGGGCTTCTTCCAGGCCGCGATCGTCATCTTCCTGATCGGCTCGGCGCTGTCGGGGGCGGCGCAGAACCTCGACATGCTCATCGCCTTCCGGGCCATCCAGGGTCTCGGCGCCGGCGGTCTGATCGTGGGTGCGCAGGCGATCATCGGCGACGTCGTACCGCCCGCGGAACGCGGTCGTTACACCGGCCTGATCGGCTCGGCGTTCGCGGTCGCGAGCGTGGCCGGACCGCTGATCGGTGGGTTCTTCACCGACGACCTGACCTGGCGGTGGGTCTTCTACATCAACCTGCCCATCGGCGCGATCGCGCTCGTCGCCGTCGCGACGTTCCTGCACGGCGACATGACGAAGGTCGACCACAAGATCGACTACCCCGGCGCCGCGGTGCTCTCGCTCGCGGTGACCGCGCTGATCCTGATGCTGACCTGGGGCGGGGTGAACTACGCCTGGGGGTCCGCAACGATCATCGGGCTCGGCGTCGGGTCGCTGATCCTGTTCGCGGTCTTCGTGCGGATCGAGTCGGTCGCCGACGAGCCGATCGTCCCGCTGCACCTTTTCCGCAACTCGGTGTTCCGCACCTCCTTCGTCACCGGCGGCACGGTCGGGTTCTCGATGTTCGGTGCGCTGACGTTCCTGCCGCTGTTCTTGCAGGTGGTCCACGGCGCGTCGCCGACGGTCTCCGGCCTGGAGATGGCGCCGATCATGGCGTTCGTCCTGATCATGTCGATCGTCAGCGGGCGGCGGATCACGGCGACCGGCACGTACCGGCGCTTCCCGATCGGCGGCACCATCCTGATGGCGATCGCGATCTACATGTTCTCCCACTTGACCGCGTCGACGCCGTTCTGGCAGACGACGATCGTCATGGCGGTGATGGGCACCGGGCTCGGCATGACCATGCAGGTGCTGCTGCTCGTCGCGCAGAACTCGGTGGAGTACTCCGAGCTCGGCGTCGCGACCTCGCTCGCCGCCTTCGGCCGCTCGATCGGCGGCGCGGTGGGTACGGCGGTCTTCGGCACGATCTTCAGCACCCGGCTCGCCCACGACCTGCCGGCGCAGATCGCCAAGGTGCCCGCCGCCGTACGGGACAACCCGCTCGTCAAGCAAGGGCTCGCCCACGTCAACGGCGCCTCGGTGACCGCCAACCCGGCCGCCCTCAAGAAGCTGCCGCCGGTCTTGCTCGACCCGATCCACACCGGTTTCACCGACGCCTTCCGGGTGGTGTTCCTGGGCTGCCTGCCGGTGGCCGTGCTCGGCATCATCGGCGCGCTGATGCTCAAGGAGGTCAAGCTCCGCGCGGCGTACGCACCGGCATCGGCTGATGGCGAGCCCGCGCTCAGCGAAGGTCTCGAGGTCGCCGAGTCGATGGGAATGCCGGCACCGCAGGAGATCGAAGAGCTCGAGCCCCCGGTCCCGGCGCAGCGCCGTTCAACGCCGGCCAAAAAGACTGCCGCAAAGAAGCGCCCTATGTGA
- a CDS encoding MarR family transcriptional regulator, which yields MSTPPTTTPPLSATAADLVSALRNVMKRLERTQIKPPDPSKETAWRDAPPAPRHVAALMQIVSNEGMSVSALAAQLEISLATASQVVTDLDNGGLVERYEDPTDRRRTLIRIAESHRALAETILDTRLRPVQRALDRMRPAEQRAVVRGLHLIAEELEESEVGH from the coding sequence GTGAGCACGCCGCCGACTACGACTCCCCCGCTGTCAGCAACAGCGGCCGACCTGGTCTCGGCGTTACGCAACGTGATGAAGCGCCTGGAGCGCACCCAGATCAAGCCACCCGACCCGAGCAAGGAGACGGCGTGGCGTGACGCACCGCCGGCTCCCCGGCACGTTGCCGCCCTGATGCAGATCGTCAGCAACGAGGGCATGAGCGTCAGCGCGCTGGCCGCTCAGCTCGAGATCTCGTTGGCCACCGCCAGTCAGGTCGTCACCGACCTGGACAACGGCGGGCTGGTCGAGCGGTACGAGGACCCGACCGATCGCCGGCGCACCCTCATCAGGATCGCGGAGTCACACCGCGCGCTCGCGGAGACGATCCTCGACACCCGCCTGCGGCCCGTGCAGCGCGCGCTCGACCGGATGCGACCGGCCGAGCAGCGCGCCGTCGTACGCGGCCTTCACCTCATCGCCGAAGAACTAGAAGAAAGCGAAGTGGGGCACTAG
- a CDS encoding phosphatase PAP2 family protein gives MHSPDPVVSVTEAQRLGWYRRLQTHRKTWMAIRGFREILLIAGVYSLYDATRYLVAGKSSEAFENGHSILHFEKVVGLAPEHWLNKAFSAHMALGLPADYIYATLHYIVTPVVLVWMWRRHGSAYSQARSVLMVATILGLVGFSLLPVAPPRLLPDFIDTMAKFSHYGWWSNAASAPRGLGADTNQYAALPSLHVGWALWCGWQLVQYGRHRVTQVLGALYPIVLSVVVMATANHYLIDVLAGFVTVALAFGIVRLLTMAGLVLPPGAQAPDVPAGVEPSTA, from the coding sequence GTGCACTCCCCGGACCCGGTCGTCTCGGTGACCGAGGCGCAGCGGCTCGGCTGGTACCGCCGCCTGCAGACCCACCGCAAGACCTGGATGGCGATCCGCGGCTTCCGCGAGATCCTGCTGATCGCGGGCGTCTACTCCCTCTACGACGCAACGCGGTACCTGGTCGCCGGCAAGTCGAGCGAGGCGTTCGAGAACGGTCACTCGATCCTGCACTTCGAGAAGGTCGTGGGCCTCGCGCCCGAACACTGGCTCAACAAGGCGTTCTCGGCGCACATGGCGCTCGGTCTGCCCGCCGACTACATCTACGCGACGCTGCACTACATCGTGACGCCCGTCGTCCTCGTCTGGATGTGGCGGCGGCACGGCTCGGCGTACTCGCAGGCGCGCTCGGTGCTGATGGTCGCGACGATTCTGGGACTGGTCGGCTTCTCGCTGCTGCCGGTCGCGCCGCCGCGACTGTTGCCCGACTTCATCGACACGATGGCGAAGTTCTCCCACTACGGCTGGTGGAGCAACGCGGCGAGCGCGCCGCGCGGGCTCGGTGCGGACACCAACCAGTACGCCGCGCTGCCGTCCCTGCACGTCGGGTGGGCGCTGTGGTGCGGCTGGCAGCTCGTGCAGTACGGCAGGCATCGGGTGACCCAGGTGCTCGGCGCGCTCTACCCGATCGTGCTCTCGGTCGTGGTCATGGCGACCGCGAACCATTACCTGATCGACGTCCTGGCCGGCTTCGTCACGGTCGCCCTTGCGTTCGGAATCGTGCGGCTGCTCACCATGGCCGGTCTGGTACTGCCGCCGGGCGCGCAGGCGCCCGACGTACCCGCCGGCGTGGAGCCGTCGACCGCCTAG
- a CDS encoding diacylglycerol kinase, giving the protein MTYKVVQWSTGHVGKHAIAGIDARPDVELVGLWVSNPDKVGKDAGELAGLGRTLGVAATNDAEALLALKPDCIVHTAWADDRITDALADLARFLRAGINVVSSSPVFLQYPYGVADEMAADVIAAAHEGGASIFVNGVDPGFGNDALPLLVTGISERIDEVRCIELLNYATYDQADVLGPLMGFGMSLEETPFILLPGVLTMAWGSVVHQLAKALDVTLDAVEESYTRFPAPEDFDIPTGTIAAGTQAALRFEVRGMVGGKPRLVLEHVTRLRDDLASDWPQPAGHGCYRVIVSGEPNYTVDLQLLGSDGDHNTAGLKATAMRLINALPHVVEAAPGLVTALDLPLVVGNGLVQTA; this is encoded by the coding sequence GTGACCTACAAAGTCGTGCAGTGGAGCACCGGACACGTCGGCAAGCACGCGATCGCCGGCATCGACGCGCGTCCCGACGTCGAGCTGGTCGGGCTGTGGGTGTCCAACCCGGACAAGGTCGGCAAGGACGCCGGTGAGCTCGCCGGGCTCGGTCGCACGCTCGGTGTCGCGGCGACCAACGACGCCGAGGCGCTGCTCGCGTTGAAGCCGGACTGCATCGTGCACACCGCGTGGGCGGACGACCGGATCACCGATGCGCTCGCCGACCTCGCGCGCTTCCTGCGCGCCGGCATCAACGTGGTGTCGTCGAGTCCGGTGTTCCTGCAGTATCCGTACGGCGTTGCCGACGAGATGGCCGCGGACGTGATCGCGGCGGCGCACGAAGGCGGCGCGTCGATCTTCGTCAACGGCGTCGACCCAGGGTTCGGCAACGATGCGCTGCCGCTGTTGGTCACCGGAATCAGCGAGCGGATCGACGAGGTGCGCTGCATCGAGCTGCTCAACTACGCGACGTACGACCAGGCGGATGTGCTCGGTCCCCTGATGGGCTTCGGGATGTCGCTGGAGGAGACGCCATTCATCCTGCTGCCCGGCGTGCTGACGATGGCGTGGGGCAGCGTCGTCCATCAGCTCGCGAAGGCGCTCGACGTGACGTTGGACGCGGTCGAGGAGAGCTACACCCGCTTCCCGGCGCCGGAGGACTTCGACATCCCGACCGGGACCATCGCTGCGGGCACGCAGGCAGCGCTGCGCTTCGAGGTGCGCGGGATGGTGGGCGGGAAGCCTCGACTGGTGCTCGAGCACGTGACGCGGCTGCGTGACGACCTCGCGTCGGACTGGCCGCAGCCGGCTGGCCACGGCTGCTACCGGGTGATCGTCAGCGGGGAGCCGAACTACACCGTCGATTTGCAGCTGCTGGGCAGCGACGGCGACCACAACACGGCGGGCTTGAAGGCGACGGCGATGCGGCTGATCAACGCGCTGCCCCACGTCGTCGAAGCGGCACCCGGCCTGGTCACCGCCCTCGACCTGCCGCTCGTCGTGGGCAACGGCTTGGTGCAAACGGCGTGA
- a CDS encoding putative PEP-binding protein, whose protein sequence is MPSTYAGIGVSNGVAVGPVARVHGPVLPPRDGAPVDVRAETDRAREAFDAVGGELEALASRAGASGAVLVRQARIARDPSLTALAAQLVSTGRAAPRAAWEAFAAYRDMRASDPMRAVPDRAELDDIRDRVVARLLGEPTPGIPDPGTPFVLVARDLSPAVTAGLDPQRVLGIVTERGGPTSHTAVLAKSLGIPAIVACPGVASLRSGQRVMVDGASGEVTADPDSDAVGEAVKVPEPAELVAAGPGRTKDGRPVQLLAALGGAADIADAIGAGAEGVGVFRTEFAFLDRDEPPTIAEQAAAYTEVLAAFPDREVTVRTLDIGADKPASFVRLGDQPNPALGVRGLRVARRHPELLADQLTAIGIASRGSPARVRVMAPMVATTAEAAWFAAQCREHGVETAGVMVEVPAAALRATDLLQVVDFVSVGSNDLAQYTFATDRADGELADLLDPWQPAFLDLVATVLRAGAVLGRPVTVCGEAPSDPLLALVLVGLGAGALSMTARALADVRATLLRHTSEDCVRYAAAALSADGPSEARARVRAALDHP, encoded by the coding sequence GTGCCCTCGACGTACGCCGGCATCGGCGTGAGCAACGGTGTCGCCGTCGGCCCGGTCGCGCGGGTGCACGGCCCGGTGCTGCCGCCGCGTGACGGCGCACCGGTCGACGTGCGAGCCGAGACCGATCGGGCGCGCGAGGCGTTCGACGCGGTGGGCGGTGAGCTCGAGGCGTTGGCGTCGCGGGCGGGAGCATCGGGCGCGGTGCTGGTGCGGCAGGCGCGGATCGCGCGTGACCCGTCGCTGACCGCGCTGGCGGCGCAGCTGGTCAGCACCGGGCGTGCCGCACCGCGCGCCGCGTGGGAGGCGTTCGCGGCGTACCGGGACATGCGCGCCTCCGACCCGATGCGCGCCGTCCCCGACCGCGCCGAGCTCGACGACATCCGCGACCGCGTCGTCGCCCGGCTGCTCGGCGAGCCGACGCCTGGCATACCGGACCCGGGTACGCCGTTCGTCCTCGTAGCGCGGGATTTGTCGCCCGCGGTCACCGCGGGCCTGGACCCGCAGCGGGTGCTCGGCATCGTCACCGAGCGTGGCGGTCCGACCAGCCACACGGCCGTGCTGGCGAAGTCACTTGGGATTCCCGCGATCGTCGCCTGCCCCGGCGTCGCGTCGTTGCGCAGCGGCCAGCGGGTGATGGTCGACGGGGCGAGCGGCGAAGTCACCGCCGACCCGGACTCCGACGCGGTCGGGGAGGCGGTGAAGGTTCCCGAGCCTGCGGAACTGGTCGCGGCCGGGCCGGGGCGGACCAAGGACGGCCGGCCGGTCCAGCTGCTCGCCGCGCTCGGCGGCGCGGCCGACATCGCCGACGCGATCGGGGCCGGGGCGGAAGGCGTCGGCGTATTCCGTACCGAGTTCGCGTTCCTCGACCGCGACGAGCCGCCGACGATCGCCGAGCAGGCCGCGGCGTACACCGAGGTGCTGGCGGCCTTTCCCGACCGCGAGGTCACCGTCCGCACGCTCGACATCGGGGCGGACAAGCCGGCGTCGTTCGTCCGCCTGGGCGACCAGCCGAACCCGGCGCTCGGCGTACGCGGACTGCGCGTCGCCAGGCGCCACCCGGAGCTGCTCGCCGACCAGCTCACCGCGATCGGGATCGCCTCGCGCGGCTCACCGGCGCGGGTGCGCGTGATGGCGCCGATGGTCGCGACCACCGCCGAGGCCGCCTGGTTCGCCGCGCAGTGCCGGGAACACGGCGTCGAAACCGCCGGCGTGATGGTGGAGGTGCCGGCGGCCGCGCTGCGGGCGACCGACCTGCTGCAGGTCGTCGACTTCGTGTCGGTCGGTAGCAACGACCTCGCGCAGTACACGTTCGCCACCGACCGTGCTGACGGTGAGCTCGCCGACCTGCTCGACCCGTGGCAGCCGGCCTTCCTCGACCTGGTCGCGACCGTGCTGCGGGCGGGCGCGGTCTTGGGGCGGCCGGTGACGGTCTGCGGCGAGGCGCCCAGCGACCCGCTGCTCGCGCTCGTGCTCGTCGGGTTGGGTGCGGGCGCGCTGTCGATGACCGCGCGGGCGCTCGCCGACGTACGTGCAACGTTGCTGCGCCACACATCGGAGGACTGTGTGCGCTACGCCGCCGCAGCGCTGTCAGCCGACGGGCCCTCTGAAGCCCGCGCCCGAGTCCGCGCCGCCCTCGACCACCCCTAG
- a CDS encoding SigE family RNA polymerase sigma factor has translation MGEDSFREFVVGRGPELTRFATLLCRDRHEAEDLLQDTLASAYASWRRIERVDSPEAYVRRMLVNRHVSRWRRHRGRTEPRAAVPDTTTPDHAEANATADAVRRMLRDLPPRQRAAVVLRYYADYTDAQIAETLGCSEPTVRSQISRALTHLRAPAEAATLGATDWTHS, from the coding sequence ATGGGTGAGGACTCGTTCCGCGAGTTCGTCGTCGGTCGCGGCCCCGAGCTGACCCGGTTCGCGACGTTGCTGTGCCGCGACCGCCACGAGGCCGAGGACCTGCTCCAGGACACCCTCGCGTCGGCCTACGCAAGCTGGCGGCGCATCGAGCGTGTCGACTCGCCCGAGGCATACGTACGCCGCATGCTGGTCAACCGGCACGTGTCCCGGTGGCGCCGCCACCGAGGCCGGACCGAGCCGCGCGCCGCCGTCCCCGACACCACCACGCCGGACCACGCGGAAGCCAACGCGACCGCCGACGCGGTACGCCGGATGCTGCGCGACCTGCCGCCCAGGCAACGCGCCGCCGTGGTCCTTCGCTACTACGCCGACTACACCGACGCCCAGATCGCCGAGACCCTCGGCTGCAGTGAGCCGACGGTCCGCAGCCAGATCTCGCGCGCGCTGACCCATCTCCGTGCCCCCGCCGAGGCCGCGACGCTCGGCGCGACCGATTGGACACATTCATGA